From a region of the Synechococcus sp. PCC 7502 genome:
- the ftsH gene encoding ATP-dependent zinc metalloprotease FtsH: MRIKMSIATIKERSTVNFFIAKIPETKILKPSLRYSMWQRLKALTITLVASSSLVVAVPNYAYAQKEGDTGSMNYSEFLTKVKDKQVQKVDIDSSGLILEAQLKDNSKVSVDLVARDGNIELIKALKENKVDIGVKPIRQPSVFWQLASTFFIPVLLIFLLFFLFRKVNNSPGGPAQTLSFGKSRAKFSPEAKTGVIFDDVAGVDSAKEELQEVVTFLKQPDRFTAVGAKIPKGVLLIGPPGTGKTMLAKAIAGEAGVPFFSLSGSEFVEMFVGVGASRVRDLFHKAKENAPCIVFIDEIDAVGRQRGSGIGGGNDEREQTLNQLLTEMDGFQGNTGVIIIAATNRADVLDAALLRPGRFDRQIMVDYPTFKGRLEILKVHARNKRIAESVSLEVIARRTPGFAGANLANLLNEAAILTARRQKPEITDLEISDALDRVTIGMSMRPMLDSVKKRLVAYHEVGHALLQTLIKDADPLDKVTIIPRSGGTGGFSRGVPSEEEGLYSRSWILANITVSLGGRVTEEVVFGKAEVTNGAASDIEHITKLVRYMVTQLGMSNLGLVALDDGDRQWWDHRSEYSSRIAIKIDREMRRLVKQCYEHAKQIITENRALCDRLVDILVEAETLEGDDFRKIVAEYTPVPEKHREPVKF; this comes from the coding sequence ATGCGTATTAAAATGAGTATTGCTACCATCAAGGAGCGATCGACGGTAAATTTTTTCATTGCTAAAATTCCTGAAACTAAAATTCTTAAACCCTCACTCCGTTATTCTATGTGGCAACGACTCAAGGCATTAACAATCACTCTAGTAGCTTCATCTAGCCTCGTAGTTGCTGTCCCCAACTATGCCTATGCCCAAAAAGAAGGGGATACTGGCTCTATGAACTACAGTGAGTTTTTAACCAAAGTTAAAGACAAGCAAGTCCAAAAAGTTGATATCGACAGTAGTGGGTTAATCCTAGAAGCTCAACTCAAAGATAATAGTAAAGTTAGCGTTGACTTGGTCGCCCGTGATGGCAATATTGAGCTAATTAAGGCACTTAAAGAAAACAAAGTTGATATCGGGGTAAAACCGATTAGGCAGCCTTCAGTATTTTGGCAATTGGCAAGTACATTTTTTATTCCAGTTTTATTAATCTTTCTGCTGTTTTTCCTATTTAGAAAAGTAAATAACTCTCCCGGCGGTCCCGCCCAAACCCTTAGCTTTGGTAAATCCAGGGCAAAATTTTCTCCCGAAGCAAAAACAGGTGTAATCTTTGACGATGTGGCAGGGGTGGATTCCGCTAAAGAAGAACTACAAGAAGTTGTAACTTTCTTAAAGCAGCCCGATCGCTTTACTGCGGTTGGTGCCAAGATTCCTAAAGGAGTATTACTAATCGGACCCCCCGGTACAGGTAAAACCATGTTAGCTAAGGCGATCGCTGGCGAAGCAGGTGTACCATTTTTCTCCCTATCTGGTTCTGAGTTTGTGGAAATGTTTGTAGGAGTCGGAGCATCACGGGTACGAGATTTATTCCATAAAGCAAAAGAAAACGCTCCCTGCATTGTATTTATTGATGAAATCGATGCTGTGGGCAGACAACGGGGTTCTGGTATTGGTGGAGGTAACGATGAACGGGAGCAAACCCTCAATCAACTTTTAACGGAAATGGACGGGTTTCAGGGTAATACGGGGGTAATTATTATTGCTGCTACTAACCGTGCTGATGTCCTAGATGCAGCTTTACTACGTCCTGGTAGATTTGATCGCCAAATTATGGTGGATTACCCAACTTTTAAGGGACGTTTAGAAATTCTCAAGGTACATGCCCGCAATAAACGCATTGCCGAAAGTGTTTCCCTAGAGGTTATTGCCCGCCGTACACCCGGATTCGCTGGAGCTAACTTGGCAAATTTATTAAACGAAGCTGCCATTCTCACTGCTCGCCGTCAGAAACCAGAAATTACGGACTTAGAAATTTCCGATGCCCTTGATCGGGTAACCATTGGCATGAGTATGCGTCCCATGCTAGACAGTGTGAAAAAACGTCTAGTTGCCTATCATGAAGTTGGTCATGCCCTATTGCAAACTCTAATTAAAGATGCTGACCCCCTTGATAAAGTGACGATTATTCCTCGATCTGGCGGTACTGGGGGGTTTTCCCGTGGCGTACCTAGTGAAGAAGAAGGTTTATATTCCCGTAGTTGGATTTTAGCGAATATAACCGTTTCTCTGGGCGGAAGAGTAACTGAAGAAGTGGTATTTGGTAAAGCTGAAGTTACTAATGGAGCTGCCTCTGACATTGAGCATATTACCAAGCTAGTTAGGTACATGGTGACTCAGTTGGGTATGTCTAACTTGGGGCTAGTTGCTCTTGATGATGGCGATCGCCAATGGTGGGATCATCGATCTGAATATTCCAGTCGGATTGCCATTAAAATTGATCGAGAAATGCGGCGTTTAGTTAAGCAATGTTACGAACACGCCAAACAAATCATTACGGAAAATCGGGCTTTGTGCGATCGCCTAGTAGATATTTTAGTGGAAGCTGAAACCCTTGAAGGTGATGATTTTCGTAAAATTGTGGCTGAATATACGCCCGTTCCTGAAAAGCATCGTGAACCAGTGAAGTTCTAA
- a CDS encoding LysR family transcriptional regulator — protein sequence MIDIPFTLDQLRILKAIAAEGSFKRAADSLYVSQPAVSLQVQHLERQLDVPLFDRGGRRAQLTEAGRLLLSYGDRILNLCQETCRAVEDLQNLNGGTLIVGASQTTGTYLMPRMIGMFRKRYPDVSVQLHVHSTRRTAWSVANGQVDLAIIGGEVPAELQDLLTITPYAEDELALVIPSSHPLANLGTLPREELYRLKFITLDSQSTIRKVIDQVLGKNGVDLRQLSIEMELNSIEAIKNAVQAGLGAAFLSLTAIEKELQMGVIQRVAIEGIEIKRMLCQIRNPNRYLSKATEAFCGEILPMFKDKSLP from the coding sequence ATGATCGATATTCCTTTTACCCTTGACCAACTCCGCATTTTGAAGGCGATCGCTGCCGAAGGAAGTTTTAAGCGGGCGGCAGATAGTTTATATGTATCCCAGCCAGCCGTTAGTTTACAGGTGCAACATCTGGAACGCCAATTAGATGTACCGTTGTTTGATCGAGGGGGAAGAAGGGCGCAGTTAACAGAGGCGGGAAGACTTTTACTATCCTATGGCGATCGCATATTAAATTTGTGTCAAGAAACCTGTCGAGCCGTAGAAGATTTACAGAATCTGAATGGGGGCACGTTAATTGTGGGGGCAAGCCAAACCACAGGAACCTATTTGATGCCCAGAATGATTGGTATGTTTCGGAAAAGATACCCCGATGTCTCTGTGCAACTGCATGTGCATTCCACAAGGCGGACGGCTTGGAGTGTTGCCAACGGACAGGTGGATTTGGCAATTATTGGTGGAGAAGTTCCCGCCGAGTTACAGGATTTGCTCACAATTACTCCCTATGCCGAAGATGAGTTAGCGTTGGTGATCCCTAGTTCCCATCCTTTAGCAAACTTAGGAACTTTACCCCGTGAGGAGCTATATCGTTTGAAATTTATTACCCTAGATTCTCAATCTACAATTCGGAAAGTGATTGATCAGGTATTGGGCAAAAATGGTGTGGATTTACGCCAGCTAAGTATTGAAATGGAACTAAATTCAATCGAGGCAATTAAGAATGCTGTACAGGCGGGACTGGGGGCGGCATTTTTATCTTTAACCGCCATTGAAAAGGAATTACAAATGGGAGTAATTCAAAGGGTAGCGATCGAGGGTATAGAAATTAAGCGTATGCTCTGTCAAATTCGTAATCCTAACCGCTATCTTTCTAAGGCAACAGAGGCTTTTTGTGGCGAAATATTACCAATGTTCAAGGATAAGTCTCTTCCCTAG
- a CDS encoding helix-turn-helix transcriptional regulator gives MANPSVSVAISPILAGFHALSDPLRIRILELLRSQELCVCDLCEQLDNISQSKLSFHLKTLKDAGLLRSRQEGRWIYYSLNLAKFVELEQYLAEYRRFSQILPVRNCSD, from the coding sequence ATGGCAAACCCATCTGTTTCTGTGGCAATATCTCCAATTCTGGCAGGATTTCATGCTCTATCTGACCCCTTGAGAATTAGGATTTTGGAATTGCTGCGATCGCAGGAGTTATGTGTGTGTGATTTGTGTGAACAACTAGATAATATAAGTCAATCTAAGCTTTCTTTTCACCTTAAGACTTTGAAAGATGCTGGTTTATTGCGATCGAGACAAGAAGGTCGATGGATTTATTACAGCCTGAATTTAGCTAAGTTTGTGGAATTAGAACAATACCTTGCTGAATATCGTCGGTTTAGTCAAATCCTACCAGTTCGTAATTGCTCAGATTAA
- a CDS encoding DUF6232 family protein yields MTNRDIAEQVYYDQKRIRVTNKGIDIRGEFYPFFRINKYAVRIISPDRKAAIAFIASGILLLIVGIGIIFLIAGVWQWVKQKPAYWLVFETDEIKDDVVYQTYYKEEAEAIHSALNVAIANGVPT; encoded by the coding sequence ATGACTAATCGAGATATTGCTGAACAAGTTTATTACGACCAAAAAAGAATCAGGGTTACGAATAAAGGGATCGATATTCGTGGAGAGTTCTATCCATTTTTTAGAATTAATAAATATGCGGTCAGGATAATTAGTCCAGATCGTAAAGCTGCGATCGCATTTATAGCATCTGGAATTTTATTACTAATTGTAGGTATTGGAATAATCTTTTTGATTGCTGGAGTTTGGCAGTGGGTTAAGCAAAAACCTGCCTATTGGCTTGTATTTGAGACTGATGAGATTAAAGATGATGTGGTTTATCAAACTTACTATAAGGAAGAAGCAGAAGCAATCCATTCAGCCTTAAATGTAGCGATCGCTAACGGGGTTCCCACTTAA
- a CDS encoding PstS family phosphate ABC transporter substrate-binding protein, translating into MKNSIINSRQAFTLLVLVGTIAIASQLSPMQASVDNTVKVDGSSTVYPITKEITKNFNAANPTIKVEVNFSGTTGGFKKFCAGEIDISDASRPITKTEMAACKKAGISYYELPIAYDALTVVVNPKNTWIKDITVAELKKIWEPSAEGKIKRWNQIRPEFPNQPITLFAPGKDSGTYDYFNAAINGNATTTRKDVTTSEDDNVLVKGVSQNPNSLGYFGFAYYETHAKDLKAVAVDSGKGAILPSRQAVEAGKYQPLARPLFIYVSAKSFRKPEVKSFVNFYLKEAPQSVVTVQYIPLPARGYKLAESRLVFGRVGTIFAGKTELNLSIGELLGKELAL; encoded by the coding sequence ATGAAAAATTCTATTATAAATTCGAGACAGGCTTTTACATTATTGGTATTGGTGGGAACTATTGCTATTGCCTCACAACTCTCGCCTATGCAGGCATCGGTAGATAACACAGTTAAAGTTGATGGTTCAAGTACCGTTTACCCCATTACCAAGGAAATTACCAAAAATTTTAATGCTGCTAATCCAACAATAAAAGTTGAAGTAAATTTTTCAGGGACAACAGGCGGATTTAAAAAATTCTGTGCGGGGGAAATTGATATTAGTGATGCTTCTCGACCCATTACTAAAACTGAAATGGCAGCTTGCAAAAAAGCAGGTATCTCTTACTATGAGTTGCCGATCGCCTATGATGCCTTAACTGTGGTAGTAAATCCTAAAAATACATGGATCAAGGATATTACCGTAGCGGAATTAAAGAAAATTTGGGAACCCAGTGCCGAAGGTAAAATTAAACGCTGGAATCAGATTCGTCCAGAATTTCCCAATCAACCCATCACCCTATTCGCACCGGGTAAAGATTCAGGTACCTATGATTACTTTAACGCCGCCATTAACGGCAATGCTACAACCACCCGCAAAGATGTAACCACTAGCGAAGATGATAACGTTCTGGTAAAAGGAGTTAGTCAAAATCCTAATAGTCTTGGCTACTTTGGGTTTGCGTACTATGAAACTCATGCTAAAGATTTAAAGGCAGTAGCGGTCGATAGTGGTAAAGGCGCAATTTTACCTTCACGGCAGGCAGTGGAAGCAGGCAAATATCAACCCCTTGCTCGTCCTTTATTTATTTACGTTAGTGCTAAATCCTTTCGGAAACCAGAGGTTAAAAGTTTTGTGAATTTTTACCTGAAGGAAGCTCCCCAGTCTGTGGTAACGGTTCAGTATATTCCTCTTCCTGCTAGGGGCTATAAATTAGCAGAGAGTCGGCTGGTATTTGGTAGAGTCGGCACGATCTTTGCAGGTAAAACTGAGTTGAACTTATCCATTGGCGAGCTATTGGGTAAAGAGTTGGCTTTGTAG
- a CDS encoding ArsJ-associated glyceraldehyde-3-phosphate dehydrogenase has protein sequence MTVKIGINGFGRIGRLDLRAAWGWSEFEITHINEVKGGIEASAHLLKYDSVHSKWDHDVSVQGDRLQVDDKSLSFSAYATPAEVPWDDLGVDIVLECSGKFITLEKLNSYFTKGVKKVIVAAPVKEAGALNIVMGVNDHLYEPQIHHVVTAASCTTNCLAPVVKVIHQHLGIKHGMITTIHDNTNTQTLVDAPHKDLRRARASSLSLIPTSTGSATAIGLIYPELNGKLNGLAVRVALLNASLTDCVFEVERPTTTSEVNALLKAAADGELKDILGYEELPLVSIDYKDDPRSAIVDALSTMVVDQTQVKILAWYDNEWGYANRMVELARKVALALESQP, from the coding sequence ATGACTGTTAAGATTGGCATTAATGGCTTTGGTCGAATTGGTAGACTGGATTTAAGGGCAGCTTGGGGTTGGTCAGAGTTTGAGATTACGCATATTAATGAAGTTAAGGGCGGTATTGAGGCTTCGGCACATTTACTGAAGTACGATTCCGTTCATAGTAAGTGGGATCATGATGTTTCAGTGCAAGGAGATCGCCTCCAAGTTGATGATAAATCCCTAAGCTTTAGCGCCTATGCTACACCTGCCGAAGTTCCTTGGGATGATTTGGGCGTGGATATAGTTTTAGAATGCTCAGGAAAATTCATCACCCTTGAAAAATTAAATTCCTACTTTACTAAAGGCGTAAAAAAGGTAATCGTCGCTGCCCCTGTGAAAGAAGCAGGAGCCTTAAATATTGTGATGGGAGTTAACGATCATCTCTACGAGCCGCAGATTCATCATGTGGTTACGGCTGCCTCCTGCACTACCAACTGTCTTGCGCCTGTAGTTAAGGTCATTCACCAACATTTGGGGATCAAGCATGGCATGATTACCACGATCCATGACAACACCAATACCCAAACCCTTGTGGACGCTCCCCATAAAGACCTGCGGCGTGCCAGAGCTTCCAGTTTATCGCTCATTCCGACTTCCACTGGTTCCGCTACGGCGATTGGATTAATTTATCCCGAACTCAATGGCAAGTTGAACGGTTTAGCAGTCAGAGTGGCTTTACTCAATGCTTCTCTAACCGATTGCGTATTTGAAGTAGAAAGACCAACCACAACATCAGAAGTCAATGCGTTGCTGAAAGCCGCCGCCGATGGAGAACTTAAAGATATTTTGGGCTACGAAGAATTACCCCTAGTTTCCATTGATTACAAAGATGATCCGCGTTCGGCGATCGTTGATGCTTTATCGACAATGGTTGTAGATCAAACCCAAGTCAAGATTTTAGCTTGGTATGACAACGAATGGGGCTATGCCAATCGCATGGTTGAACTTGCCCGTAAAGTCGCCCTAGCTTTGGAGTCTCAGCCATGA
- the arsJ gene encoding organoarsenical effux MFS transporter ArsJ, with translation MTIEANKSANLRNYILVTASYWGFTITDGALRMLVLLYFNTIGYSPLQIAFLFLFYEVFGIITNFLGGWIGSQFGLKLTLYGGIGLQIFSLVMLSFLNPNWGQGIAIAYIMVAQAFSGIAKDLTKMSTKSAIRLVVPQEAESTLFKWVAILTGSKNALKGIGFFIGSLLLAGFGFTNALLIMGACLFLILLTGVMLPQGMGKIKAKVKFKQLFSKSPEINILSAARFFLFGARDVWFVVGLPLFLYSTLHWQFFQVGGFLACWVIGYGIIQLLAPVILKAMGQGQSPQAKTILFWTSVLAFVPGAIALGLQLQLPPNLVIIIGLTIFGLVFAFNSAVHSYLVLAFTADDDVALNVGFYYMANSGGRLAGTVLSGLVFQSFGLIGCLWVSTAFVLAASLITIKLPDPNPQKAIAWQASDGD, from the coding sequence ATGACCATCGAAGCTAATAAAAGTGCCAACCTGAGAAACTACATTCTTGTTACTGCATCCTATTGGGGTTTTACCATTACCGATGGTGCTTTGCGGATGCTGGTTTTGCTTTATTTTAATACGATTGGTTATTCGCCCTTACAGATTGCTTTTCTGTTTTTGTTTTATGAGGTGTTTGGGATTATTACCAACTTTTTGGGTGGCTGGATTGGCTCTCAGTTTGGTCTAAAGCTGACTTTATACGGTGGGATTGGCTTACAGATTTTTTCCTTAGTCATGCTTTCGTTTTTAAATCCCAATTGGGGACAAGGAATAGCGATCGCCTACATTATGGTGGCACAGGCATTTTCAGGGATCGCCAAGGACTTAACCAAAATGAGTACCAAAAGTGCGATTCGATTAGTGGTTCCCCAAGAGGCGGAGTCAACTTTATTTAAGTGGGTAGCGATTCTAACTGGTTCTAAAAATGCGCTGAAGGGCATCGGATTCTTTATTGGCAGTTTACTGTTAGCTGGTTTTGGCTTTACCAATGCTTTATTAATTATGGGGGCATGTTTATTTTTAATCTTGCTAACTGGGGTGATGCTACCGCAGGGTATGGGCAAAATCAAGGCAAAGGTTAAGTTCAAACAGCTATTTTCTAAAAGCCCAGAGATTAATATTCTTTCTGCTGCCAGATTCTTTTTGTTTGGTGCGCGCGATGTTTGGTTTGTGGTTGGACTGCCCTTGTTTTTATACAGCACACTCCATTGGCAGTTTTTCCAAGTGGGTGGATTTCTGGCATGTTGGGTAATTGGCTATGGTATTATTCAGCTTTTGGCACCGGTGATCTTGAAGGCTATGGGGCAGGGACAATCTCCTCAAGCTAAAACTATTTTATTTTGGACTTCGGTTTTGGCATTCGTACCTGGGGCGATCGCATTAGGATTACAACTTCAACTTCCTCCTAATTTGGTGATTATTATTGGCTTAACAATCTTTGGTTTAGTCTTTGCCTTTAACTCGGCAGTGCATTCCTATTTAGTTTTAGCTTTTACCGCCGATGATGATGTTGCCCTTAATGTGGGGTTTTATTACATGGCAAATTCGGGCGGTCGTTTGGCGGGAACGGTGCTATCTGGCTTAGTATTTCAAAGCTTTGGCTTAATTGGATGTTTGTGGGTTTCTACAGCATTTGTGTTAGCAGCAAGTTTAATTACCATAAAACTACCTGATCCTAATCCCCAAAAGGCGATCGCTTGGCAGGCTAGTGATGGTGATTAA
- the hemH gene encoding ferrochelatase codes for MNSRVGVLLLNLGGPERLEDVYLFLYNLFSDPDLIRLPFKFLQKPVAALIAATRSPVSQENYKAIGGKSPLRQLTEEQAESIENALQRRGLNAKVYVAMRYWNPFTEEAIAQIKKDQISKLVILPLYPQYSISTTGSSLRLLEKLWKEDKELQQIEKIVVRSWYDRPGYLKAMAEVIEEKIKSFADPEKVHIFFSAHGVPQKYVTEYGDTYQIEIENCVDLVMQSLRQIYQRYNPHTLAYQSRVGPVQWLQPYTESAIAQLAKRGVKDLLVVPISFISEHIETLQEIDIEYREVAESEGIHNFARVPALNSHPVFINDLAELVLESLESPIPLTGVS; via the coding sequence ATGAATAGTCGTGTAGGTGTTTTGTTGCTAAATTTAGGCGGTCCCGAAAGACTAGAGGACGTGTACCTATTCCTATACAACCTATTCTCCGATCCTGATTTAATCCGTTTACCCTTCAAATTTTTACAGAAGCCAGTGGCGGCTCTAATTGCTGCTACTAGATCGCCCGTTTCCCAAGAAAACTATAAAGCCATAGGTGGTAAATCACCTTTGCGGCAGCTTACCGAAGAACAAGCAGAATCCATTGAAAATGCCCTACAGCGTCGAGGACTCAATGCCAAGGTTTATGTAGCCATGCGCTATTGGAATCCTTTTACCGAAGAGGCGATCGCCCAGATTAAGAAAGATCAGATTTCTAAGCTAGTGATTCTACCCCTTTATCCCCAATACTCCATTAGTACCACTGGTTCTAGCCTCAGATTACTGGAAAAGCTATGGAAAGAAGATAAGGAGTTACAACAGATTGAAAAAATTGTGGTGCGATCTTGGTATGATCGCCCAGGTTATCTTAAGGCAATGGCAGAGGTAATCGAGGAAAAAATTAAATCCTTTGCCGATCCCGAAAAAGTCCATATCTTCTTCAGTGCCCACGGTGTGCCGCAAAAGTATGTCACTGAGTATGGGGACACCTATCAGATCGAAATTGAAAACTGTGTTGACTTGGTAATGCAATCCCTTCGCCAAATCTACCAACGCTATAATCCCCATACCTTGGCATACCAAAGCCGAGTTGGTCCCGTGCAGTGGTTGCAACCTTACACAGAATCCGCGATCGCCCAGTTAGCAAAGCGGGGAGTTAAGGATTTACTGGTCGTACCAATTAGCTTTATTTCTGAACATATTGAAACCCTACAGGAAATTGACATCGAATACCGAGAAGTTGCCGAGTCTGAAGGCATTCACAATTTTGCCCGAGTTCCTGCTCTAAATAGTCATCCTGTATTTATTAATGATCTAGCTGAACTAGTCCTAGAATCCCTTGAAAGCCCGATCCCGTTGACTGGAGTTTCTTAG
- a CDS encoding PP2C family serine/threonine-protein phosphatase, producing MVKDDQSTFISQRYLWAVGLAVEDFPPSSILSDRYRVVESQVVSDTQIFKFPDIPDEIPPYVSAYLRLAKLPLHIPRPYGLVKVGEDDNAQELLLLDRAPISPEGKLYANLRDRWIEGSALRQIDLMGQVLRLWQPLLDVGMVSTLLTPDTLRVFGPWVRILELIVDEDEVKLSDLGNLWIDWLEHAKPEISDALADFCFGLSRSEFSLDQAIATLDQIAQKQAETLPINIRIASGTDTGPRRDHNEDSCYPTPERQKRSQQPKVLRDRLAIICDGLGGHEGGEVASDMAIKTIEKELEVVFTQMDNNPNPFSPQEFIQKLDRVVRIANDQIVALNDRYQKQAQQRMGTTLVMAVIPYPHEVYVVNIGDSRLYWIHSESSDQVTVDDDVCTRDVILGYSFPAIAAQRVDGGSLIQALGTRSSDVLYPHIQRLPLDEDCLLLLCSDGLSDYDRIEEMMDVHIRPILTNNLPLHESVKKLIDLANERNGHDNVTVALMRSQLAETEDIEEEDTLPTEADQFHGFFGDDLPLSAPTSSSVDEENESATETSAPQDFNLRLVITGVLVLVLLVTGAIAISQFTPIKDLFQPSVPTNGKQ from the coding sequence ATGGTAAAAGACGATCAATCTACTTTCATTAGTCAACGTTATCTCTGGGCAGTAGGACTTGCGGTTGAGGATTTCCCTCCAAGTTCTATTTTAAGCGATCGCTACCGAGTGGTGGAATCGCAGGTGGTTTCTGATACCCAGATTTTTAAGTTTCCAGATATTCCTGATGAAATTCCCCCCTATGTATCTGCCTATTTGCGGCTGGCTAAGCTCCCCCTGCATATTCCCCGTCCCTATGGCTTAGTTAAAGTCGGTGAAGATGACAATGCCCAAGAGCTATTATTACTAGATCGAGCCCCAATTTCCCCCGAAGGTAAGCTCTATGCCAATCTTAGGGATCGATGGATAGAAGGTTCCGCACTACGACAGATTGATCTAATGGGGCAGGTTTTAAGGCTTTGGCAACCATTATTAGATGTGGGGATGGTTAGTACATTGCTTACTCCTGACACTTTGAGAGTATTTGGTCCTTGGGTACGCATCCTAGAACTGATTGTGGATGAAGATGAAGTTAAGTTATCTGATTTAGGGAATTTATGGATTGATTGGCTAGAACATGCTAAGCCTGAAATTAGTGATGCCCTTGCGGATTTTTGCTTTGGACTCAGTCGGAGTGAATTTAGTCTGGATCAGGCGATCGCAACTTTAGACCAAATTGCCCAAAAACAAGCAGAAACATTACCAATTAATATTCGCATTGCCAGTGGTACAGATACGGGACCAAGACGAGATCATAATGAAGATAGCTGTTATCCAACTCCTGAACGCCAAAAGCGATCGCAACAACCAAAGGTACTACGGGATCGTCTGGCAATTATCTGTGATGGACTAGGTGGGCATGAAGGTGGGGAAGTTGCTAGTGACATGGCAATTAAGACTATCGAAAAGGAACTGGAAGTTGTATTTACACAAATGGATAATAATCCTAATCCCTTTAGTCCCCAAGAGTTTATACAAAAACTTGATCGGGTCGTGCGTATTGCCAATGATCAAATCGTTGCCCTTAATGATCGATACCAAAAACAAGCGCAACAACGGATGGGAACAACTTTGGTAATGGCGGTAATTCCCTATCCCCACGAAGTTTATGTTGTCAACATCGGCGATAGTCGGCTGTACTGGATTCATAGTGAAAGTAGCGATCAAGTAACCGTTGATGATGATGTGTGCACCCGTGATGTGATCTTGGGCTATAGTTTTCCAGCGATCGCTGCCCAAAGAGTGGATGGAGGATCATTAATTCAAGCATTGGGGACCCGTAGCTCGGATGTGTTATATCCCCATATCCAAAGATTACCCTTGGATGAAGATTGCTTACTATTACTATGTTCCGACGGTTTAAGTGATTATGATCGGATTGAAGAAATGATGGATGTGCATATACGTCCGATCTTGACGAATAACTTACCTCTCCATGAATCTGTAAAAAAACTGATTGATCTGGCAAATGAGCGCAATGGGCATGATAACGTCACTGTGGCTTTAATGCGATCGCAACTTGCAGAAACCGAAGATATTGAAGAGGAAGACACCTTACCCACAGAAGCAGATCAATTTCATGGATTCTTTGGTGATGATTTACCCCTATCAGCCCCAACCAGTTCTAGTGTAGATGAAGAGAACGAATCAGCTACTGAGACTTCTGCTCCTCAAGACTTTAATTTGCGGCTAGTAATTACTGGGGTTCTAGTATTGGTACTATTGGTTACTGGAGCGATCGCTATTAGCCAATTTACACCTATTAAAGATTTATTCCAACCATCGGTACCAACTAATGGTAAACAGTAA